The Toxorhynchites rutilus septentrionalis strain SRP chromosome 1, ASM2978413v1, whole genome shotgun sequence genome contains the following window.
AAAAGATAACTACATTGGTTCGGTCATCCGGAGAATAGTCTGAAAAATCGACATTGCGCAGCTCTCTGAATTCCTCATCAATTATCTGAAAGAATAGGAAAATTTTCTTTAAGTGGTAGTATGGTTTGATGTTTTCTTCTGATAACATTGGACGGGTCTAGCATGATCAGCTCTCCAAACTCTCGTAATTTTGTTGATCAAACGCAACTTTATTCAGATCTTTTAGTGTTTGCATGAACTCatttgtgaaaaataaatataataaatatgatTAATATGTTTCACAAATCCAAAGTAGATTCGGAGTGGTTCAAATCTGGCAAGCACTCTTTGCTTGCCAGATATGCAGTAATTGGATTCAAGAATTTCCTGAATCTCATCACACTCACTAGCTAAGACAGCTATTAGTTTGCGTAGTTTCATCTGGAATATGCTTACACACATACGAAGAGCAGAACTGTAGCAAATACACTACATAATGAAAGGCGATGGACCGTCTCTTTTAAGCAAAGCGCCAAGTGAGCTACCTGGTGAAGTCATGGTCAATTGTTTCATCAGCCTCATAGCcaatcaaataaatttggtATGAAATCATTCACGAACAATATACCATCCTTCCAGTAGCTGGTACTGGCTACTAAGGATTcttatacactgtttgaccgaagccagcTGTTTGATTCTTTTCGACTGATAATTCAGATCtttgacacaaaacacgacaagcaaatattcagttattggttaaggttaccttaaatatttcattcgaatttttcccatgttcgatgtttgactgTTGACTGTTggtaattgaagagtggcaaacaaaatagtgtttataCAAATTTTAAACCAAACTTCATCTGTCAAAAGTGTCAATTATTTGACCTCcgaacaaacagtgtacggctacTTCAAGGCTAGTtaccccaaggggtcgatatcgaccactttgaaaacctaaacaaaccgaaatacaactggtgttgtgattccggattctaaatggtTCAAGCTTTAGTTTTTTAATACCTCAATTTAAATCcgaaatacacacaaaagtttAAATATTGTATTTATAAATCTGTATTCGTACATTTGCAGCTCTCAAACGTGACTCGGTGAAAAGCATCGACCGCCCTCGTTCGCACGATGAGGACTCCCGGCGAAGTAAATCTCTCGACGGAGATGCCATTTTGGATCCGATACGACAGATGGATAAGGTACCATTACTGCTCTTGAGCCAACTGTATTCTTAACCACCGCTTGTTTTCACCTCTCAGGGCAAGAACAAGTCCGCCTGGAGTAAGGTGAAAGGTATCGTCAAGAATCACCGGGGTTCGCTCAAGTCAAATAGCTCACGACGGAACACCAAATCTCCCAACAGTGTGGGTTGCAGCCGAGAGGCAAGCCCGTGTGATTCGGTTGAAGCCTGCGAACTTCAACGGTCGGATTCATTCTCATCCAGTCAAACTTCTCCGGGTCATCGGAACAATACGCCCACTTTTCTGGCCATTCCGCCCGGCGATAACAATAGCTGTCCCAATTCCCCCTGTGGCTCACTTCCGGCCACGTTCTCCAGTGATGACGGCAATGACGGTAGGACGGAGTGCAAACTGGGACGCAGTGGTAGTGGAGATCGAACCGCGTCGTCATCAGGGGCTGGAAAAGATTCCAGCATTAGCCGAAATTCGCGGAAAAGCCGACACATACCGGAGATCGAATCCGTACCTGAAGGGGTTCCTGTGGAATCCAAAAGTAGCAGTATTAGCAGCAAGACGAGAAAGTCTCCTCCCAAGCCGCTTAGCTTACGCCAGGAAACGTTGGATGTTGGAGACGGAGCTGCAGCTGAATTGTCAGTTTCTTCACCTGGGTTCCAGAAAGATCACACAAAGCACTCCCCGAAGCGAAAAACTTGTGCAGATGGTAGCGGATTAGGTGGTGGTGGAGAAGCGTCTGTTCCGGAAAGTCCTAGCAAAATGTATGGGTTTTTCGAGGGTGAAATGGAGGATTTTTCGAGTGAGGAAGTGTCGGACCAGAATACGTTGCACCGAAAGCCTTCACCGAAGGCCACGTGTCTCCAGAGACAGCGCGAGGAGATCGAACGAGGATATATGGAATTGCAGAAGAAACTTCAGCGAGAATTTGACGCCAAGCAGCAAGAATGGGAGCGGCTGAGGCCCGCTGCTCTGCTGCTTACCAACAGTCCAAGTAAGGCTCTCCGTATCGATGAACATAAAATTTATTATAGGTTTAAGTTTTTCTTTTAGTAAACCAAATGCTGAAGGAGGAAGCTCCAAGCAGCCCAAAGCGAGATCAACAGGGCCCAATGGTTGAGGAGAATCTTTCGCCAGATTTTAAGAAGAAGCTGGACGAATGGCGAATCAAGGTAAACAATTGCGGTTcgattttgatgtagaactacgtctttcattaagtgtgccaaatcagaaaacaggtcacgtttttttgaaataaacttgacgttaataactatttttgccgcgaacggattttgacgatttacacaccaaatgaatcggaaattctctaagatttgtttttatgctatatattacaatcccctggtgtgtaaacggtttaaattgatgaaaagtaGAATCagttccattttctcatacatttgtcatttatgagcttccctacccatgccgtcaatatcGAGCAATTGGAAAACTCGCtgagcaaactttcagtatcgttctagatacgaagcaatgtacatcgcttgttttttcttgttttgtgtcatcacatgtctacgtttcggattgagctgtgtaATAATATAAGTAATTTTCATGTACGATACAATAGaaactagctcacctgtagcgtatgtcaaaccacgttgaactcaaacatcgattcaTGCACCTGTACATGGGAGAGGAAAAGAGAGGAACAAATTCGTTTTggaggaagtcacttcaaaatgtaatgaggacaatttgactgggaagaatgaaataatatagtctagtcggtagagggagatagcgactaaacgccccactaactgttcagtcgttttggcggagaaactgcgtgaagaagccagaagtcattactaactgactatggatatagtcagtcagaaagtcagctgactatcctcagttgactatgactatgcagagccctgcatGCAGTACCTTCGTGTCTTTGAAGAAACCAGATGTTGAATCAGATCTGATGTTGTACCTCCGCATAATTGACTTAATGGACATTTCTTGATACACATCTTTAATACTTTTTACATAGTCGGTCCAAAGAACAACAGACCGGCTCTGTTTTCCTGCCACAGAAGTGTTTATGAACTTTCGAAATCATTTTCATTGAATACATTTCATATTAATCCTAACCTCAAATCGATATGTCATAAACAATGCAGCGCTACCAACATAAaacaatataataaaatattgaCGTTGGAAGATTTCTTGCAAGGGAGTAGCTTCAGAGGATCAATAATGTCAGCATTGAATCGACCTTTTCCTTCGTGTAATATTTCATCACACGTTAGACTAGGGTCGGTGATGACGCCATCGATTTCAACATCTTTTGCACGAATATAAACAAGATATTCCTCCGTGAAAAGGTTGCATTTGGGTAATCTCAGTGGCTAGCTTGCGGTCTTTGACAACCGCGCGTAGCTTGTTTTGTCTGATTAGCTTTATGGAAACGAACGAGCTAAAATTATTTTCCAGTTCTCTGGCAATTGTTGAAATTCACAGATCATTCTGACGGGGGTGAAAAAAAACATGGCAAAGTTCATTAGATCCATCTTCGGGATAGGACTTAATCTGGGAAGCTGATTTTAGTGTTGAAGCGGGGTTCCCCGTTGGGTTATCATTGTGACTGGGAGGGGCATGTATATctgtaaaaaatacaaattttaaaaatgggtagcaaaatagtaaaaaatatcCTGATATTTTCTTTTCACTATGGAACGAAAGAAGAACACGTCCTTCTCCGATGAACTCAGGGAAGGAACTCATCTTGCGGTTCGATTGATATTCTAAATAAGTTTTTTTCTGTACGTAGCATCAGCCACCACCGAAGAAAGAATCTCATTCAAACACGCCGAAAGATTCCCCAATGGACCAAAAGAAAAAACCGGTAACCGATTGGCAACTGTGGAAGACGGGTCAAATTAAACTGGATGGACAGGGTTTAGCTCAGTTGCCGAATGCAAAGGATTTGCCGGAAGATTTCCAGAAAAAGCTATGTAATAATGATCATTGAATGTGTTCGAAACTGGTGTCCATAATTTCACTCCGTTCATATTTTTCAGCTGAATGGAAACAAATGAAGGCAGCCAACAAGGTTCCATCTGGCGCAGTCCAGACATCGCAGTCAGGAGGAGGTGGTGAACCATCGACAAAACGACAGCCGTCCAAAACTACCGGCGCGATCGCGAAGAAAACTAAACCCACAGAGGAACACAAGGGCGAGGGATTGTCCAAGCTGAAGGCGCTGGTTACGAGCACAGATCACCCGAAGAAGGAACTGGTCGTTCAAACGACGAAAGGGTTCATTAAGTTCGAAGGCATATCGAGAAAGTTTACGCGACGATTATTTGAATGGGAAAAGGCGAAGGGAATCGGACCAGAGGCGTCAACAATAGCGTTGCTGCATCCAGGCTATGCGCCAGTGATCATCGAGAATCGTGGCGATGTTTCGGAAGCGAAGCGTGAGTTCATCGATCACTGCCAAATTTTAGCACTACTAAATGTGGTTATTTTCATTTGCAGGAGAAAAATCACCAGGTCTTGGTCGATCGCTGTCGATGGATAGTATTTCACCGAACCCACCGTCGCAATCGATATCGCATCAACCATCCAGTCTTTCGTTGAACGATGCTGATGAGCTGAAGGAGAGCAACGGAAAGGATTCGGCATCCAATCGGAGGGTTTCATCCAATCCGGAGCTCGAGCTGTCTGTGGAACGTGAGGAGCCCCGTGCGGTGCTGGTGGAAGTCGAGGATGACATACAGGAGGTCGTTGATCCTCTAtctgctactgctgctgattCAAAAGAACGTCCCACAATCGGTCAGAACAAAAACAAGTAAGTGTACCAGAAATTAATATCCGGGGAAATGAATTCACTTGTTTAATCGTGTTTGCAGCTCTGACCGCGTTTCAAGGCCTTCTAGTAGCAGCAGTACGATCCTGAAAGATTCCACCAAACTTCTGATAAAGCTCCGTGAACAGGACTCTGTCGATCGGGATGAGGTGCGACGGCTCAAAATAGTGCTTCGGGCATTGATCGCTACTCTGCCGGAGTTCGTTGAAACCGGCTCGCGTGATAGTATTGCATTTTTCTCCTATATGAAAGATCTCGCGATGGAAATTCTACGCTATCTGTATCGGTTCGATGATGGGTCGCTTCGGGATCCATCAGAAGTTCTAGAGAACGTTCAAATCATCAACTCTCATGTAGCGGACCTGAAGAAATCGTTGCATTCGTACATGAAATATGCATCGGGTGCATCGACACGAACCGACGAGGACATACCGAAGATCAGTATTACACCGGCTGTTGGAGCGCAAGCCACCAGCTCGATACAGAGGTCTACCGATGGTCTCAGAAGCATGGCCACGATCAATGTGACGCCAACGTTTGTATGCAACGCCGTGAAGGTAAACAAATTGGACACCACAAAGACTGAGGTACGGCTTTTCCCCGTCAGTTCCGAGTCGGACCCAGTTCCGTTGACTTCACAATCGCCCGATTCATCCACCTATGTGGAAGGAAGCTTTCCCGAAGATCGAAGCTGCGATCGCGAGAGCAAAAAAATCGCTCGCAATCTGAGTAACGGCTCGCGGAAAAAAACACGAATCAAGCGAATGGGCTCACGGCAGAACAGCAAAACCGAAAGTGATAGTGACGACAGTCCAACAAACTACGTGCTCGACATTCCTAGGAAAACTAAGCGCAAAACGAGTCGAGCGAAGAAGCCGTCAGATTCGACGGAAAAGCTCCCCCAGCAACAAGCGGAGGATGTCGTTTACGTCCTCAAAATCAAACCAAATTCAAAAACAGACCAACAGCAGCGGTCATCCGCTGCTGCACCGGTTGCGTCCGTCAGCGTGACCGGAGAAATCCTCATATCGCCAACGGAAACTTGCGTCGAGTTGCTCGAGCCTCAAGCCGCCGCTGTCACGAATACATCGACAACTGTCAACTGCACGGCGAGCGTGTTGgtgaaaacaaaacgaaaaatattcaCCACTGTCGAGGGGGAATCCACGAACGGTGGCACAGCAAACACCACCTCGGTGGTGGTAAGCCACGAGCTCGAATCGTCAAGCACATCGGATCGGAATGACCGACCAGAGCCACCCAAAAACGACCAGAAGCTGGTGACCAATTTGCCTCCCCTGCCACAATCTCCGAGCACTCAACGAAGGCTGGAGCAGCAGAAAAGTGTGCCAATCAAAGAACTGTCACCCAACATTCGGCTCATGATTGCCAAATACAACGAACGTTTGTCATCGGAACGGACGGGCAACTCACCGCAAAGTTCGGGATCCGGCTCTCCGGTGGCATGGAGATCACCGGTGCTCGATCGACGCGTGAGAAAGCAAACCGAGCGATACCAGGAGAATATTGGACAGCTGTCCAAGTCGGCAAGCGCAGGAAGCCTACGAAAATCGCTGAAGCAACTTGAGCTGGAACAGAAAGCCCGGGAGTCCGACAAGAATGACTGTCCGGTCGTTAGGGTGATGAAATCATCCAGCACGGGAATGATCGAGAGCGGACGACAGAGAGGGGAATGCAGCAATGCGGACGAGGGTGAGCACAGCGATTCACCGCGAATGACTTTCTTGGCGTACGATAGTCTGAGAAGGCGCGATACATTGGCCCGAATGGAACGGAAGGACCCGGAAGAGAGCAGCAAGACCAACAGGACGGAGACTCTGAAGAAAGAGCGACTCTACAAGAAACGGACAGAGTCCCCACAGGGGGGCGCTGGAAAGGGAGCGATCAGGAAGGTGTCCAGAGAAAAATATACCAGGTGCCGATCGGTTCCCGGGGAGGATGTTGCGGCAGAGTGTTACGACGAGAGAGTTGCTAGGGATGGAGCGAACCCTGCCAGTCCTCGAATGACATCTAGGAAAAAATTTACGCACCAGCATTCAACGCGATCGGCTCCAGCTACTCCGGTGGACGAGGAGAAAACAATTGGACCGATGAGCCAACGAGCGTTGAagttgaaaagggccaaagagGAGTTCTTGCGAAGCAGTTCAGCGGCTAGGGTGGAAGAGCAAAGGCAACACATGTGGAATAACCGTATTAGTCAGATTAGCACGGCCAGCGCAAGTAGCGCGGATGATATGGGTCTGATGAAGAGTGCTAGTGCGGGTATAATTACCAGTGCTAGTACCGGCGATGGAGAAGACAGTCAACAGGAGAGTTACTACGAATCACTGCCGAGAAACGTTTCCGGGGGATCGATGGTGGGATCGACAGGTGAAGAGATTTCATCGAGGACGGTGAGTGCCCATAGTAGCAGTAGTAGTAGATTTGGTCTGTCGAATTTGGCGTCGAAATTAAGGAAAGTTAAACTCAGGAGAAGCAGTAAGGACTTGAGCAAAATGAATGCAGTTTCCACCTTGTGTCGCCAGAGTTTGATGGTGGATATCAGTGGTGAAGCGATGAAGATGGGTAGTGTGCAGAACCTGGGACAGAATTCGAGCGAACGAGGCGGTGAATCTCTTAAGAAGTCTGGTAGCGTGCAAGCAATATGCAACCGGTTTCGGAAGAGTAACGAGCGAAACGAAGAGCTGAAGAAAAGTAGGAGTTTAGGATACCTTGAGCCAGACTCAAAAGGGTAATAGTTATGAAGACCTTAAACGCGATAGTATTACATGGAGTCCTCAAGATATAATTTATGAGTTCATAAGCGAATCTGGTGCAATCAAAAAACTACAGGAAGTGTAATTTTCCTGACATGTTTTGACGCATACTGTCCAAACTGTGACACGAATTCTCGAAACCGAAGTGTTTGTATTATAGATCTGAATAAATGTTATATTGACTCAACTATTTCCCAACGGAAACATTGAGAAAATCCCCGTCGAGATAAATGGTATCGAGAAGGATGAATCAATGGGTTTATCAAGAAGTCAAATAACCTGTAATCGATTACTACTTTCCTCCCGATCACCTGTTTACCTTCTGCAGTACACTGTCAGTCACCGAGAATGCAATCAATGTCACACTCACCGGTTCACCACAGTGAATAGCAAAACATTTCTAAGCCGATACTAAAAATCGTTATCGTACTCTGTGTTGTCAAGTCTACTATATGTGTGTCTATCTTTGCGTCACCATCATTACGCGAACCGAAAGTACCCAAATATGGATGACATTAGTTTGCAAAAATTACCATAACCTAGCGCGGACTGACAAATTACGGAGCAATTACGGGAATCGTTCATCGAACGGCTCAAAACTATTTCCACATCGTCGGACTTTGACGCACCCAAGCCttgagcaaatatttttttttatcgtagaAAAAATAACGCGTTTACTGCTGGCTGGGGCTTCGTGTCCTATCTACTGCCGAGAAGCCGAGATAAGATAGCAAATCGAACGTCTTCATTCTCGTCTGCAttcccaccaccaccaccacctttTGCTCGGGCTGCCGAGTCCCGAGTACGTATTTGTTTCGATGTTTGTTTGACGTAAACCCTGCGGTCAGTCAAGTACTGGAgactatttttttctctctcccatgaCAGAGACGATCGGAGGGAAAGGAACTGATTGGAAGATTTCGGTGTTTCTTTTGGtttctagaaaaaaattaatcgcGTGGAACTTAACATGCTTATCTGTAGCGGTTGGTGGATTAGGCAACGTTTTTctcattatttttatagattaACGAATCGAAGGTGAATTTAGAATTTTGGAATTATCTGTCTCCGATCGATCAGGTTTGTCGATATTTGTGTTACTAAAGGTGCTGCCCCACGGCACATGAAATTTATAATATAGTTCTCTATAACATAGACGTGATAGTCATAGTTCTATGAGATTTCGGAAACAATTTTTGGAAAGTTTCAGCTATGACATAATAGAAGCTATGCAGTAGAAAACTACCGTTTAGTACTAAGGCCTACAGTTTTTTGGTGTACACACGACTAAGTTttgtttttctgtattttttggtTGACAGCCATAAATAATTCAACCTATTTTTGTGAGTGTCATCACAGAAATACTTTTATCAGAACATAAACATGGACATAAAtcttaaacagaagaaaaagtcGCGGCAATTCTGACGTACATACTTCTCAAAAGACACACTCAGAAAACCCGCAGATCCAGGGTGAGAACATACATTACTCGGCGTGAGTTTTTGGGagttgaaaaaaatcttcttaAGGAACTGGGCGACGAAGATCCGAAATTCTTTCGCAATTTCCTCAGAATGACGAAACATGATTTCCAGTAGAGCACTTCTGCATCTGTTGTTGGAGTGGGAGGCTGTTTCCCGTCTGATTCCAATGAATCTTCCACGTTCTCCTCATTCTGATAATCATTGTTTTTGGGTGTATCATTCTGAAACAGAAACAagtttttaggttttttttttaaatttggaagGACTCAGGGGAGTTTTGAAGACTTTCGAAAAGTTTCGATAAGTAATAATGTTATGTTGGTAACGTCAATCATTTCTCTTTCAGCACTAAAACAGTTTAAACACAAATACTTCAATTTGATCACTGTGAGACTGATATTCCGAGAAGA
Protein-coding sequences here:
- the LOC129762023 gene encoding uncharacterized protein LOC129762023 isoform X1; the encoded protein is MVMYAPANVEIVIIDIHCVVAMEKEKIEKMKVSRKRSSDYKRENLPTPPPDPTITLPSSLSVENVPEASADSSLDSDPFKRLFSYTDRESQFLKLLCDSDTSSSLNKMLHPSAAASVESQAGVSDCTVVGPPPPSLQSPLSIEGSDMAFESPNDFLMLLNRSGPSVAAALSTKGALDQLDRMHDLIKQLLSLQEQNMRMHWQLKNVETLRKLKLIQNSMNKDPEAFLIGTQQQDENSENDLLDNEIEQNLAMLETILAAGNTASNKRSNSKRERSKSVVNEEISSFLYSGGSKDSGRNYPLRRQSAISDFKPKVSKWTKVKAAFKWEKTSALPGNDGKATEAMMIPVNSDIARYLRVPSVPCVGSSGDSVFSSSSGIVVSGGSAPGTPGENSLASSAEDLADMVDESRGGARTLKRDSVKSIDRPRSHDEDSRRSKSLDGDAILDPIRQMDKGKNKSAWSKVKGIVKNHRGSLKSNSSRRNTKSPNSVGCSREASPCDSVEACELQRSDSFSSSQTSPGHRNNTPTFLAIPPGDNNSCPNSPCGSLPATFSSDDGNDGRTECKLGRSGSGDRTASSSGAGKDSSISRNSRKSRHIPEIESVPEGVPVESKSSSISSKTRKSPPKPLSLRQETLDVGDGAAAELSVSSPGFQKDHTKHSPKRKTCADGSGLGGGGEASVPESPSKMYGFFEGEMEDFSSEEVSDQNTLHRKPSPKATCLQRQREEIERGYMELQKKLQREFDAKQQEWERLRPAALLLTNSPIFLLVNQMLKEEAPSSPKRDQQGPMVEENLSPDFKKKLDEWRIKHQPPPKKESHSNTPKDSPMDQKKKPVTDWQLWKTGQIKLDGQGLAQLPNAKDLPEDFQKKLSEWKQMKAANKVPSGAVQTSQSGGGGEPSTKRQPSKTTGAIAKKTKPTEEHKGEGLSKLKALVTSTDHPKKELVVQTTKGFIKFEGISRKFTRRLFEWEKAKGIGPEASTIALLHPGYAPVIIENRGDVSEAKREKSPGLGRSLSMDSISPNPPSQSISHQPSSLSLNDADELKESNGKDSASNRRVSSNPELELSVEREEPRAVLVEVEDDIQEVVDPLSATAADSKERPTIGQNKNNSDRVSRPSSSSSTILKDSTKLLIKLREQDSVDRDEVRRLKIVLRALIATLPEFVETGSRDSIAFFSYMKDLAMEILRYLYRFDDGSLRDPSEVLENVQIINSHVADLKKSLHSYMKYASGASTRTDEDIPKISITPAVGAQATSSIQRSTDGLRSMATINVTPTFVCNAVKVNKLDTTKTEVRLFPVSSESDPVPLTSQSPDSSTYVEGSFPEDRSCDRESKKIARNLSNGSRKKTRIKRMGSRQNSKTESDSDDSPTNYVLDIPRKTKRKTSRAKKPSDSTEKLPQQQAEDVVYVLKIKPNSKTDQQQRSSAAAPVASVSVTGEILISPTETCVELLEPQAAAVTNTSTTVNCTASVLVKTKRKIFTTVEGESTNGGTANTTSVVVSHELESSSTSDRNDRPEPPKNDQKLVTNLPPLPQSPSTQRRLEQQKSVPIKELSPNIRLMIAKYNERLSSERTGNSPQSSGSGSPVAWRSPVLDRRVRKQTERYQENIGQLSKSASAGSLRKSLKQLELEQKARESDKNDCPVVRVMKSSSTGMIESGRQRGECSNADEGEHSDSPRMTFLAYDSLRRRDTLARMERKDPEESSKTNRTETLKKERLYKKRTESPQGGAGKGAIRKVSREKYTRCRSVPGEDVAAECYDERVARDGANPASPRMTSRKKFTHQHSTRSAPATPVDEEKTIGPMSQRALKLKRAKEEFLRSSSAARVEEQRQHMWNNRISQISTASASSADDMGLMKSASAGIITSASTGDGEDSQQESYYESLPRNVSGGSMVGSTGEEISSRTVSAHSSSSSRFGLSNLASKLRKVKLRRSSKDLSKMNAVSTLCRQSLMVDISGEAMKMGSVQNLGQNSSERGGESLKKSGSVQAICNRFRKSNERNEELKKSRSLGYLEPDSKG
- the LOC129762023 gene encoding uncharacterized protein LOC129762023 isoform X3, with protein sequence MEKEKIEKMKVSRKRSSDYKRENLPTPPPDPTITLPSSLSVENVPEASADSSLDSDPFKRLFSYTDRESQFLKLLCDSDTSSSLNKMLHPSAAASVESQAGVSDCTVVGPPPPSLQSPLSIEGSDMAFESPNDFLMLLNRSGPSVAAALSTKGALDQLDRMHDLIKQLLSLQEQNMRMHWQLKNVETLRKLKLIQNSMNKDPEAFLIGTQQQDENSENDLLDNEIEQNLAMLETILAAGNTASNKRSNSKRERSKSVVNEEISSFLYSGGSKDSGRNYPLRRQSAISDFKPKVSKWTKVKAAFKWEKTSALPGNDGKATEAMMIPVNSDIARYLRVPSVPCVGSSGDSVFSSSSGIVVSGGSAPGTPGENSLASSAEDLADMVDESRGGARTLKRDSVKSIDRPRSHDEDSRRSKSLDGDAILDPIRQMDKGKNKSAWSKVKGIVKNHRGSLKSNSSRRNTKSPNSVGCSREASPCDSVEACELQRSDSFSSSQTSPGHRNNTPTFLAIPPGDNNSCPNSPCGSLPATFSSDDGNDGRTECKLGRSGSGDRTASSSGAGKDSSISRNSRKSRHIPEIESVPEGVPVESKSSSISSKTRKSPPKPLSLRQETLDVGDGAAAELSVSSPGFQKDHTKHSPKRKTCADGSGLGGGGEASVPESPSKMYGFFEGEMEDFSSEEVSDQNTLHRKPSPKATCLQRQREEIERGYMELQKKLQREFDAKQQEWERLRPAALLLTNSPIFLLVNQMLKEEAPSSPKRDQQGPMVEENLSPDFKKKLDEWRIKHQPPPKKESHSNTPKDSPMDQKKKPVTDWQLWKTGQIKLDGQGLAQLPNAKDLPEDFQKKLSEWKQMKAANKVPSGAVQTSQSGGGGEPSTKRQPSKTTGAIAKKTKPTEEHKGEGLSKLKALVTSTDHPKKELVVQTTKGFIKFEGISRKFTRRLFEWEKAKGIGPEASTIALLHPGYAPVIIENRGDVSEAKREKSPGLGRSLSMDSISPNPPSQSISHQPSSLSLNDADELKESNGKDSASNRRVSSNPELELSVEREEPRAVLVEVEDDIQEVVDPLSATAADSKERPTIGQNKNNSDRVSRPSSSSSTILKDSTKLLIKLREQDSVDRDEVRRLKIVLRALIATLPEFVETGSRDSIAFFSYMKDLAMEILRYLYRFDDGSLRDPSEVLENVQIINSHVADLKKSLHSYMKYASGASTRTDEDIPKISITPAVGAQATSSIQRSTDGLRSMATINVTPTFVCNAVKVNKLDTTKTEVRLFPVSSESDPVPLTSQSPDSSTYVEGSFPEDRSCDRESKKIARNLSNGSRKKTRIKRMGSRQNSKTESDSDDSPTNYVLDIPRKTKRKTSRAKKPSDSTEKLPQQQAEDVVYVLKIKPNSKTDQQQRSSAAAPVASVSVTGEILISPTETCVELLEPQAAAVTNTSTTVNCTASVLVKTKRKIFTTVEGESTNGGTANTTSVVVSHELESSSTSDRNDRPEPPKNDQKLVTNLPPLPQSPSTQRRLEQQKSVPIKELSPNIRLMIAKYNERLSSERTGNSPQSSGSGSPVAWRSPVLDRRVRKQTERYQENIGQLSKSASAGSLRKSLKQLELEQKARESDKNDCPVVRVMKSSSTGMIESGRQRGECSNADEGEHSDSPRMTFLAYDSLRRRDTLARMERKDPEESSKTNRTETLKKERLYKKRTESPQGGAGKGAIRKVSREKYTRCRSVPGEDVAAECYDERVARDGANPASPRMTSRKKFTHQHSTRSAPATPVDEEKTIGPMSQRALKLKRAKEEFLRSSSAARVEEQRQHMWNNRISQISTASASSADDMGLMKSASAGIITSASTGDGEDSQQESYYESLPRNVSGGSMVGSTGEEISSRTVSAHSSSSSRFGLSNLASKLRKVKLRRSSKDLSKMNAVSTLCRQSLMVDISGEAMKMGSVQNLGQNSSERGGESLKKSGSVQAICNRFRKSNERNEELKKSRSLGYLEPDSKG